In Malus sylvestris chromosome 16, drMalSylv7.2, whole genome shotgun sequence, the following are encoded in one genomic region:
- the LOC126609254 gene encoding uncharacterized mitochondrial protein AtMg00810-like gives MKLSPRHPRENEPNKVCRLHKSIYGLKQSPQAWYSKLSSVLEAAGFKRSHANSSLFVRSSIAGKLVVLIYVDDLIITGDNISEIKTLKQSLHQKFAIKDLGPLKYFLGIEVATSSKGLFLNQRKYVLDLLDEANIMECKPTRTPLASKLQWHEKGEPLSDPSVYQRMVGKLIYLTITRPDISYSVSIASQFMHSPTLVHWEIIKRILRYLKGSVGKGIIMKNNGSNHILAYTDASWVGNVLDRKSTIGFCTFVGGNLVTWKIKKQTVIARSSVEAEYRLWQQQPMNSYG, from the coding sequence atgAAGTTGTCTCCTCGTCATCCAAGAGAAAATGAACCCAACAAGGTCTGCAGACTTCACAAATCCATATATGGTCTCAAACAGTCCCCTCAAGCTTGGTATTCGAAGCTTAGTTCAGTCCTTGAAGCTGCAGGGTTCAAAAGGAGTCATGCTAACTCTTCTTTGTTTGTTCGAAGTAGTATTGCTGGCAAATTGGTTGTGCTTATATATGTTGACGATCTAATTATTACAGGTGACAATATAAGTGAAATCAAAACGCTTAAGCAGTCACTTCACCAAAAATTTGCCATTAAAGACTTGGGGCCtttgaaatactttcttggaattgaggtggctacctcttcaaAGGGATTGTTCTTGAATCAAAGAAAGTATGTTCTCGATCTTCTAGATGAAGCTAACATAATGGAATGTAAACCAACTCGGACACCCCTAGCTAGCAAACTTCAGTGGCATGAAAAAGGTGAACCTCTCTCGGACCCTAGTGTTTATCAACGAATGGTTGGGAAACTTATTTATCTCACCATTACTAGGCCAGATATCTCATATTCAGTTAGCATAGccagtcagttcatgcactctcctACTCTAGTTCACTGGGAAATCATCAAGAGAATACTTCGATATCTCAAGGGCTCAGTAGGAAAGGGGATAATTATGAAGAACAATGGATCAAATCACATCTTGGCCTACACAGATGCTAGCTGGGTTGGAAATGTCCTTGATCGAAAATCCACAATAGGTTTTTGCACATTTGTTGGAGGGAACCTTGTCACTTggaaaatcaagaaacaaactgTTATTGCTCGATCTAGTGTCGAAGCTGAGTATAGGCTATGGCAACAACAGCCTATGAACTCATATGGTTGA